A stretch of Blastocatellia bacterium DNA encodes these proteins:
- a CDS encoding pentapeptide repeat-containing protein, which translates to MVNQTHLQMLITPEWNSWRDANRVNTPDLTGADLRNLDLTNRDLSGADLTRAKFDGSNLTGAIFRLSTFMDTSMLGANLTNATLERANLTGIDFRDAKLEKANLKSAILNRATLTKVSLRGAIMENAKFEATNLEGADFTGALMKDASFKGTGLAGSIFETTILENVVLDNMELNKVNMRNADLTGASLKYTKLRDADLQSAKLCRAKMIGTDFAGANLQQTDFEGAELIEVKFDNVSLQRSRFNSARLEKVAFSSANIRDAWFENTRFQSVNLQTMDLRVAKFPGAEFTASNLNGIDVRGMDLKGIKLKSCSLIGAKFADANLESAILDNSILSGASMRQANFSKATLVGATIEKADLTGINLTAANLNKVSFVNSDLRFAKLMRSNVTEAKFTDANIGGINMTDAIAKKANFWKAKPSKTSKIVCDFYWKPLLMIFRLTSKE; encoded by the coding sequence ATGGTTAACCAAACGCATTTACAAATGTTGATTACTCCAGAGTGGAATAGCTGGCGTGATGCAAATAGAGTTAATACTCCAGATCTTACAGGGGCTGATTTACGAAATTTAGACCTTACCAATAGAGACTTATCTGGTGCTGACCTTACAAGAGCAAAATTTGATGGTAGTAACTTAACAGGTGCTATTTTTCGGCTATCAACCTTTATGGACACATCAATGCTAGGGGCAAATCTAACTAATGCTACTTTAGAGAGAGCTAATTTAACTGGTATAGATTTTCGTGATGCTAAACTAGAAAAAGCTAACTTAAAAAGTGCCATACTTAACCGAGCAACTTTAACTAAAGTCTCTCTTCGTGGAGCAATAATGGAAAATGCTAAGTTTGAAGCTACAAACTTAGAAGGGGCTGACTTTACTGGGGCATTAATGAAAGATGCTTCTTTTAAGGGGACAGGACTTGCAGGCTCTATTTTTGAAACCACTATTTTGGAAAATGTAGTTTTGGATAATATGGAATTAAATAAAGTAAATATGCGTAATGCAGACCTTACAGGAGCTAGCTTAAAATATACAAAACTAAGGGATGCAGATCTACAATCAGCTAAACTTTGTCGTGCCAAAATGATAGGGACGGACTTTGCTGGAGCAAATTTACAACAAACGGATTTTGAAGGCGCAGAATTAATAGAAGTAAAATTTGATAATGTTAGTTTACAAAGGTCTCGTTTTAATAGTGCAAGACTTGAAAAAGTAGCTTTTTCTTCTGCTAACATCAGAGATGCATGGTTTGAAAATACACGTTTTCAAAGTGTCAACCTACAAACTATGGATTTAAGAGTAGCCAAATTTCCTGGTGCTGAATTTACAGCTTCAAACTTAAATGGCATAGATGTTCGTGGGATGGATTTAAAAGGGATAAAATTAAAAAGCTGTAGCTTAATAGGAGCAAAATTTGCAGACGCTAATTTGGAAAGTGCAATTTTAGATAATTCTATTTTAAGTGGTGCTTCAATGCGTCAAGCAAATTTCTCTAAAGCTACTTTAGTTGGTGCAACCATAGAAAAGGCAGACCTTACAGGCATTAATTTAACAGCAGCAAACTTAAATAAAGTTAGTTTTGTTAATTCAGATCTAAGGTTTGCTAAATTAATGCGCTCTAATGTTACAGAAGCAAAATTTACAGATGCAAATATTGGTGGAATCAACATGACGGATGCTATTGCTAAAAAAGCTAACTTTTGGAAAGCAAAACCATCTAAAACTTCTAAAATCGTTTGTGATTTTTATTGGAAACCATTGCTAATGATTTTTCGCTTAACTAGCAAAGAGTAA
- a CDS encoding ABC transporter ATP-binding protein, whose amino-acid sequence MLKAENLCFSYQKSVINNVSIDIKENELVVLLGPNGSGKSTFMKMLAGLLTPSSGKIFLTNRLLSTISRRELAKEIGYVAQETRVEFPLSVFEFVLQGRFAYGRGVGFEQEKDFSAALQAMELTAITEFKARQLNELSGGERQRVFLARALAQKPNLLLLDEPTANLDIAYQVATLKLLSKLIDQEGLTVLLITHEINLASEFANKILLLKDGKIFSQGSPSEVLTKDALESVFETTLFVDKHPSSNTPRITIVGRN is encoded by the coding sequence ATGTTAAAAGCAGAAAACTTATGTTTTAGCTATCAAAAGTCGGTTATCAATAATGTCTCTATTGATATAAAAGAAAATGAATTAGTTGTACTACTTGGCCCAAATGGTTCTGGAAAATCTACTTTTATGAAAATGCTAGCAGGTTTGCTAACTCCTAGTAGTGGAAAAATATTTCTAACAAACCGTTTATTATCAACTATTTCCCGACGAGAACTTGCAAAAGAAATTGGCTATGTTGCTCAAGAAACAAGGGTTGAATTTCCATTGTCAGTGTTTGAATTTGTATTGCAAGGTCGTTTTGCTTATGGTCGTGGAGTTGGTTTTGAGCAAGAAAAAGATTTTAGCGCAGCCCTTCAAGCTATGGAACTAACTGCAATCACAGAGTTTAAAGCCAGGCAGTTAAATGAGCTTTCTGGAGGCGAGCGTCAAAGAGTTTTTTTAGCCCGTGCGCTAGCACAAAAACCAAACCTACTGCTTTTAGATGAACCAACAGCAAATTTAGATATTGCTTATCAAGTAGCCACATTAAAACTTTTAAGTAAATTAATCGACCAAGAGGGCTTAACTGTTTTGCTTATAACACATGAAATAAATTTAGCATCAGAATTTGCTAATAAAATCTTGCTTTTGAAAGATGGGAAAATATTTTCTCAAGGTTCACCTTCAGAGGTTTTAACAAAAGATGCTTTAGAATCTGTTTTTGAAACCACTTTGTTTGTGGATAAACACCCTAGCAGTAATACACCAAGAATTACAATAGTAGGAAGAAATTAA
- a CDS encoding Smr/MutS family protein → MILKTVEPIELPIEDTIDLHRFSPKEIKTVVEEYLYQCYELKFPVVRIIHGKGIGVQREIVRKILSSSPYVASFTNGDLTGGSWGATVAYLKYD, encoded by the coding sequence ATGATTTTGAAAACTGTAGAACCTATAGAACTACCGATTGAAGATACTATTGATTTACATAGATTTTCCCCCAAAGAAATTAAAACTGTAGTAGAAGAATATCTTTATCAATGTTATGAGTTAAAATTTCCTGTTGTACGGATAATTCATGGAAAAGGAATTGGAGTACAAAGAGAAATCGTCAGGAAAATCTTAAGTAGTAGCCCTTATGTTGCTAGTTTTACAAATGGAGATTTAACTGGCGGTAGTTGGGGGGCAACTGTAGCTTACTTAAAATATGATTAA
- a CDS encoding zinc ribbon domain-containing protein, with amino-acid sequence MFCPGCGKEVLGDRNFCNVCGINLLAIQQIVSSNTPIQQSQLLPLQNLQNFPSSEPHLTKQALVIEKARHDLKKLGLISMGAGTFMAIALEIISDALNIHFLSNLAPLGALVIVLGVMILIYRRLIYGSVKKPVIVLDPNSLQNPQITALPTPQSTNLDYQMPPGRPLFQDRPLNTATQQPLISPIANPQNYNSNAAYPYSPPSVTENTTKELKPPHTKPTNY; translated from the coding sequence ATGTTTTGTCCAGGTTGTGGCAAAGAAGTTTTAGGTGATCGAAATTTCTGCAATGTTTGCGGTATTAATCTTTTAGCAATTCAACAAATTGTAAGTAGTAATACTCCTATACAACAATCCCAGTTATTGCCTTTGCAAAATTTACAAAACTTCCCGTCGTCAGAACCCCATTTAACTAAACAAGCTTTAGTAATAGAAAAAGCTCGTCATGACTTAAAAAAGCTTGGCCTAATATCTATGGGTGCAGGGACGTTTATGGCTATAGCTTTAGAAATAATTTCTGATGCTCTAAATATACATTTTTTAAGTAATTTAGCTCCTCTTGGAGCATTAGTTATTGTATTAGGTGTTATGATTTTAATTTATCGTAGGCTTATTTATGGTTCAGTAAAAAAACCTGTAATTGTACTAGATCCAAACTCACTACAAAACCCACAAATAACAGCTTTACCTACTCCACAATCTACAAATTTAGATTATCAAATGCCTCCGGGCCGACCATTATTTCAAGATCGCCCCTTAAACACCGCAACACAACAACCACTTATATCACCTATTGCAAATCCGCAAAACTATAATTCTAATGCTGCTTATCCTTATTCACCTCCAAGCGTTACAGAAAATACAACTAAAGAGCTAAAACCACCTCACACAAAACCAACTAATTATTAA
- a CDS encoding glycosyltransferase family 39 protein, which translates to MIKVCLFGWGFLCFDFAANPDQNFLSIWDRWDAYWYKTIAISGYKPVGLDEQAQAFISHFPPFYPLLIRIVSKLFFIAPHSAGFLISFTLAIANSYLLYWLVKRDFKDQRMAVLSVLFFNLYPTSYFTNSIYTESLYLFLTLLSFCLIRLQYFFLPGLLGAASILTRYIGVTILPAYLWVIWQNRRSWSYKQLFLVILPPFGLAIELLINIYYFGSPFFVVREHENNPASIQTPSFPPIPLKEAIFSLPTLLGNLTSGIWDEFFMMTLGWSAVFTIFALAVIIIGIYRKLPWDYSIYALSYVLFFSSFTWTISAPRFTFALFPIFIALATIKNRVAIALISTIFFILLLHFTRIFVNGSWAF; encoded by the coding sequence ATGATTAAAGTGTGCTTATTTGGCTGGGGATTTTTATGTTTTGATTTTGCGGCGAACCCTGACCAAAATTTTCTTAGCATTTGGGATCGTTGGGACGCTTACTGGTATAAAACCATAGCTATTAGCGGCTACAAACCTGTGGGGCTAGATGAGCAAGCGCAAGCTTTTATTAGCCATTTTCCACCATTTTATCCTTTATTAATTAGAATAGTTTCTAAACTATTTTTTATTGCTCCTCATTCAGCCGGTTTTTTAATTTCTTTTACTTTAGCAATTGCTAATTCTTACTTACTCTATTGGCTAGTAAAACGAGATTTTAAAGATCAACGAATGGCTGTTTTAAGTGTCTTGTTTTTTAATCTTTATCCAACCTCTTATTTTACTAATTCAATTTATACAGAATCTTTATATTTATTTTTAACTTTACTATCTTTTTGTTTAATAAGATTACAATATTTTTTTCTACCAGGTTTACTTGGTGCAGCTAGCATTTTAACTAGATATATTGGCGTGACTATTTTACCAGCTTATTTATGGGTAATTTGGCAAAATAGACGCAGTTGGTCATACAAACAGCTATTTTTGGTTATTTTGCCTCCCTTTGGGCTAGCGATTGAGTTACTGATAAATATTTATTATTTTGGGAGTCCGTTTTTTGTTGTTCGTGAGCATGAAAATAATCCTGCCTCAATTCAAACACCTAGCTTTCCGCCTATTCCACTAAAGGAAGCTATTTTTAGCTTGCCTACTTTGCTTGGAAATTTAACTAGCGGTATTTGGGATGAATTTTTTATGATGACCTTGGGTTGGAGCGCAGTTTTTACTATTTTTGCTTTAGCTGTAATAATTATAGGTATTTATAGGAAATTGCCTTGGGATTATTCTATTTATGCTTTAAGTTATGTGCTATTTTTCTCTTCATTTACTTGGACAATTAGCGCACCACGTTTTACTTTCGCGCTGTTTCCAATTTTTATTGCCCTAGCCACAATTAAAAATCGTGTAGCAATAGCTTTAATAAGTACTATTTTTTTTATTTTATTGCTACATTTTACAAGAATTTTTGTTAATGGTAGTTGGGCATTTTAG
- a CDS encoding RNA-binding protein — MANKGLFQSVIGKFIPKTDTFNEAGGNAYSFSSKHALAQYAMTGCFNQTFYASAEQQLEKVLSLCQEVDADFIARTAVYCRERGFMKDMPALLAAILSVKDRDLLAKIFPRVIDNGKMLRNFVQLIRSGVVGRKSLGTLPKRLVREWFENRSEESIFRASVGQSPSFADIIKMVHPKPKDEKRENFFGYMIGRQYHENKLPELVQEYEAFKQAKSSKIPNVPFEMLTMLDLTKEHWTEIARNGSWQMTRMNLNTFARHKVYKTEGISKVIADRLRNSELISKARAFPYQLMTAYLMTSADVPEEIREALQDAMEIATANVPKFEGKVYVCPDVSGSMSSSVTGYRQGSTSKVRCIDVAALVAATVLRKNSDAEVLPFECDVVKSLRLNGRDSIMTNATKLASIGGGGTNCSAPLAELNKRKAKGDLVIFISDNESWVDAKGGRGSATMEEWQKFKKNNPKARLVCIDIQPYGTTQAIDRKDILNVGGFSDQVFDVINLFANGQSQGQHWVNVIKTVEI, encoded by the coding sequence ATGGCTAACAAAGGTTTATTTCAATCTGTTATTGGAAAATTTATCCCTAAAACTGATACTTTTAATGAAGCTGGCGGAAACGCTTATTCTTTTAGCTCTAAACATGCTTTAGCTCAATATGCAATGACTGGATGTTTTAACCAAACATTTTATGCTAGTGCTGAACAACAATTAGAAAAAGTTTTATCCCTTTGTCAAGAAGTTGACGCTGATTTTATTGCTCGTACTGCTGTTTATTGCCGTGAGCGTGGTTTTATGAAAGATATGCCAGCATTACTTGCTGCTATTTTATCAGTAAAAGATCGTGATTTATTAGCTAAAATTTTTCCTCGTGTAATTGATAATGGAAAAATGCTACGTAATTTTGTACAGCTTATTAGATCTGGCGTAGTTGGTCGTAAATCCCTTGGTACTTTACCAAAACGCTTAGTTCGTGAATGGTTTGAAAATCGTAGTGAAGAATCAATTTTTCGTGCTTCTGTTGGTCAAAGTCCTTCATTTGCAGATATTATAAAAATGGTACATCCTAAACCAAAAGATGAAAAACGGGAAAATTTCTTTGGTTATATGATTGGTCGTCAATATCATGAAAATAAGTTGCCAGAATTAGTTCAAGAATATGAAGCATTTAAGCAAGCTAAATCTAGTAAAATACCTAATGTACCTTTTGAAATGTTGACTATGCTAGATTTAACCAAAGAGCATTGGACAGAAATTGCTCGTAATGGTTCTTGGCAAATGACTAGAATGAACTTAAATACTTTTGCCCGTCATAAAGTTTATAAAACTGAGGGAATTAGTAAGGTTATTGCTGATAGGTTGCGTAATAGTGAATTAATTTCTAAAGCTAGAGCTTTTCCTTATCAATTAATGACTGCTTATTTAATGACTAGTGCAGATGTGCCAGAAGAAATTCGTGAAGCTTTACAAGATGCAATGGAAATAGCAACTGCTAATGTGCCAAAATTTGAAGGTAAAGTTTATGTTTGTCCAGACGTTTCTGGTTCAATGTCTTCTTCTGTAACTGGCTATCGTCAAGGTTCAACTAGTAAGGTTCGTTGTATTGATGTTGCTGCTTTAGTTGCTGCTACTGTGCTACGTAAAAATTCTGATGCTGAAGTTTTACCTTTTGAATGTGATGTTGTAAAAAGCTTACGGCTTAATGGACGCGATAGCATAATGACTAACGCTACTAAACTAGCTTCTATTGGCGGCGGTGGAACTAACTGTAGCGCACCTTTAGCAGAGTTAAACAAACGTAAAGCTAAAGGTGATTTAGTAATATTTATCTCTGACAATGAATCTTGGGTAGATGCTAAGGGTGGTCGCGGTAGTGCAACAATGGAAGAATGGCAAAAGTTTAAGAAAAATAATCCTAAAGCACGCTTAGTTTGTATTGATATTCAACCTTATGGAACTACTCAAGCAATTGATAGGAAAGATATTCTTAATGTTGGCGGATTTTCTGACCAAGTATTTGATGTAATAAATTTATTTGCTAATGGTCAAAGTCAAGGCCAACATTGGGTTAATGTGATCAAAACAGTAGAAATATAA